The following are encoded in a window of Pecten maximus unplaced genomic scaffold, xPecMax1.1, whole genome shotgun sequence genomic DNA:
- the LOC117318293 gene encoding PIH1 domain-containing protein 2-like: protein MDTDGKADSDSMMHQAQHIWSMLDDMANSDPKAYKNFIDKHIKEGQEFMSPPTPHMCVQTMMLPERKTFFINFCSWARVPVPKSPEDAVPVTGTDITEGRDKYGFYSMTSCAFNPKVIEEYGHDTKSLVDRETLINLAIDFIQHQHKVEISRSFTLLSKDIQLKGEIDVLNQSFSKKAQKSEQEFEEQLSELETSFGPLAAGAKNSLLNKLANISTEESRNSKKSNGKSTGTTYDSPTIKMPNQTEVKKAGIIEEISSQSNTKLTCPVYTMDSVQDDGGNINRVVVKIQLPGVKSVNDCQLDISKDDLQLTVENCYDLHLVLPCQIMDDDAVAKFSKKASVLTVTLPAVGKL from the exons ATGGACACCGACGGGAAGGCAGACAGTGACTCTATGATGCATCAGGCTCAGCATATATGGTCAATGCTGGATGACATGGCCAACTCCGACCCCAAGGCTTACAAAAACTTCATAGACAAACATATTAAGGAGGGCCAAGAGTTTATGTCACCGCCCACACCACATATGTGTGTTCAGACCATGATG CTGCCAGAAAGAAAGACCTTCTTCATCAATTTTTGTTCCTGGGCAAGGGTACCAGTACCTAAGTCACCAGAGGACGCTGTACCCGTCACTGGTACAGATATCACGGAAGGAAGAGATAAGTACG GATTTTATTCAATGACATCTTGTGCATTCAACCCCAAAGTTATTGAAGAGTATGGCCATGACACAAAATCTTTGGTAGATCGAGAGACGCTGATCAATTTGGCTATTGATTTCATCCAACATCAACATAAAGTCGAAATTTCAAGGAGTTTTACCTTGCTCTCAAAAGACATTCAACTCAAAGGAGAGATAGACGTTCTCAATCAAAGTTTTTCGAAAAAAGCACAAAAGAGTGAACAGGAATTCGAAGAACAATTATCAGAATTAGAAACAAGTTTTGGACCACTGGCAGCCGGTGCCAAAAATTCCTTATTAAATAAATTAGCAAATATATCAACAGAAGAAAGCAGAAATTCCAAAAAATCAAACGGAAAGAGCACGGGGACAACATACGACTCTCCTACTATCAAAATGCCAAATCAGACCGAGGTGAAGAAAGCCGGAATCATTGAGGAGATTTCATCTCAAAGTAACACCAAATTGACTTGTCCTGTATATACGATGGACTCTGTACAGGATGACGGTGGGAACATTAATCGTGTCGTCGTTAAGATTCAGTTACCAGGAGTAAAGAGTGTGAATGACTGTCAACTTGATATATCAAAG GATGACCTTCAGCTGACCGTAGAAAACTGTTACGACCTTCACCTGGTCCTGCCTTGTCAGATAATGGATGATGATGCTGTTGCCAAGTTCAGCAAAAAGGCTTCGGTGTTGACAGTAACTTTACCAGCAGTGGGGAAATTGTGA